The following coding sequences lie in one Primulina huaijiensis isolate GDHJ02 chromosome 2, ASM1229523v2, whole genome shotgun sequence genomic window:
- the LOC140970933 gene encoding probable prolyl 4-hydroxylase 10 yields MAVKGRQQHSRVPRKTGSSSTLVLSFLIMLSLLIVILLSLGILSIPGSTKGSPKAHDLSSISHNSRHSGDEDEDNKDQWVEVISWEPRAFVYHNFLSKEECDYLISIAEPHMLKSSVVDSETGKSKDSRVRTSSGTFLTRGRDKIVRDIEKRIADFSFIPVEHGEGLQILHYEVGQKYEPHYDYFMDEFNTKNGGQRIATVLMYLSDVEEGGETVFPAAKGNVSSVPWWNELSECAKGGLSVKPRRGDALLFWSMTPDGTLDPSSLHGGCPVIKGNKWSSTKWMRVHEYKV; encoded by the exons ATGGCGGTGAAGGGGCGGCAGCAGCACTCTCGGGTGCCGCGTAAAACGGGGTCGTCTTCAACTCTTGTGCTCTCGTTCTTGATAATGTTGTCATTGCTTATTGTAATTCTGTTATCTCTCGGAATTCTCTCGATTCCCGGCAGTACGAAGGGCTCTCCGAAAGCGCATGATCTCAGCTCCATATCTCACAATTCTCGTCACTC AGGTGATGAAGACGAGGATAACAAAGATCAGTGGGTTGAAGTTATTTCTTGGGAGCCCAGAGCCTTTGTTTACCATAACTTTTTG TCGAAAGAGGAATGTGATTATCTAATCAGCATCGCGGAGCCCCACATGCTAAAGTCCTCTGTTGTCGATAGTGAGACTGGAAAAAGTAAAGATAGCAG AGTGCGTACTAGTTCTGGAACATTTCTTACTAGAGGAAGAGATAAAATTGTTAGGGACATTGAGAAAAGAATTGCAGATTTCTCCTTCATACCTGTAG AGCATGGTGAGGGCCTTCAAATCCTTCATTACGAAGTAGGGCAAAAGTATGAGCCACATTATGACTATTTTATGGATGAGTTCAACACTAAGAATGGTGGTCAGCGCATTGCTACGGTTCTCATGTACCT ATCAGATGTAGAAGAAGGAGGTGAAACAGTATTTCCGGCTGCGAAGGGAAATGTTAGTTCCGTGCCTTGGTGGAATGAGCTATCTGAATGTGCAAAGGGAGGACTCTCTGTTAAACCAAGAAGGGGTGATGCACTTCTTTTCTGGAGCATGACTCCCGACGGAACTTTAGACCCATCAAGTTTGCATG GTGGCTGTCCTGTCATTAAAGGAAACAAGTGGTCGTCTACGAAATGGATGCGAGTGCATGAGTACAAAGTGTAA
- the LOC140970934 gene encoding plant UBX domain-containing protein 11 isoform X1: MHDHSFPMEQFLSSLAFKGTIAEAITEAKLQKKLFVIYIAGDKPESKLLETSTWSNPTVSETLTKYCIFLHISEGSSEASYFSAIYPQNNTPCITVIGYNGIRLWQKEGFVSADVLSTSLEKAWLSLHLQETTAAFLTATLASRISGSRSSEQQTTGASSEQQTTGAYGSFPPTNDLSLPLDAELPKNSEARAKRNSRDDVCEEPDSKMDGETIQASHGNISTNHQTDEPKPTIETENVYLNPEGIGQGEPEVVCPVPEKNLDFGGLCSGSGNEISQDISNETIDVPQVKRPETAEVEKVDNFDYPAIKSNNVFFNIRLSDGSLQANFCVMDTLRVVHQYINDNQTSKLGSFDLAIPYPRHVFSDQDLDCTLSALGLFNRQTLIVVPRNQTNTNYRERSSLHSSTNLSSSSESNEGYWASVKRILSYVNPFSYLSGGAASQSPREELPGGSWQYNPISSFQNNARGSSSSSTVYSSDKNTSESGKNSNSRSRQKTYGFGANIHTLKRDEDDDNDKNIYWNGNSTQFGGSDDDGR, encoded by the exons ATGCACGATCACAGCTTCCCT ATGGAGCAGTTTCTTTCTTCTCTTGCATTTAAAGGTACTATAGCAGAAGCAATCACCGAAGCGAAACTACAAAAGAAACTGTTTGTTATCTATATTGCCG GTGACAAACCCGAGTCAAAACTTTTAGAAACATCCACATGGAGCAATCCAACT GTTTCAGAGACTTTGACGAAGTACTGCATTTTCTTACATATCTCAGAGGGAAGCTCCGAAGCTTCGTACTTTTCAGCTATAT ACCCGCAGAATAATACACCCTGTATAACTGTCATTGGATACAATGGGATACGACTTTGGCAAAAAG aaGGCTTTGTTTCTGCTGACGTTCTCTCCACCAGTCTTGAGAAGGCATGGTTAAGTCTTCATCTTCAG GAGACAACAGCAGCTTTTTTGACTGCCACTCTTGCTTCCAGGATTTCAGGAAGCCGTTCATCTGAACAACAGACTACGGGGGCATCATCTGAGCAACAGACTACAGGGGCCTATGGATCATTCCCACCAACAAATGATCTTAGTTTACCTCTGGATGCTGAACTGCCAAAAAATTCTGAGGCAAGAGCGAAAAGAAATAGCCGTGACGATGTGTGTGAG GAGCCAGATTCCAAAATGGATGGTGAGACCATTCAAGCATCTCATGGTAATATATCGACCAATCATCAAACCGATGAGCCTAAACCCACCATTGAAACCGAAAATGTTTATCTAAATCCTGAAGGGATCGGTCAAGGTGAACCTGAAGTTGTATGCCCTGTCCCAgaaaaaaatttagactttGGTGGCCTTTGTTCTGGTAGTGGAAATGAAATCTCTCAAGATATTTCCAATGAAACAATTGATGTGCCACAGGTGAAAAGACCAGAAACTGCAGAGGTGGAGAAAGTTGATAATTTTGATTACCCTgccataaaatcaaataatgtttttttcaATATCAGACTGTCAGATGGTAGCTTGCAAGCCAACTTCTGTGTGATGGACACGTTAAGAGTTGTCCATCAGTATATAAATGACAATCAAACAAGCAAATTAGGCTCTTTCGATTTAGCAATTCCGTACCCTCGCCATGTTTTCAGCGACCAAG ATTTGGACTGCACATTATCAGCATTGGGACTCTTCAACAGACAAACATTGATAGTGGTTCCACGTAACCAAACTAATACGAATTACCGAGAAAGATCATCTCTGCATTCTTCTACAAATCTCAGTTCTTCAAGCGAAAGTAATGAAGGGTACTGGGCATCTGTGAAAAGAATTTTATCTTATGTGAATCCTTTTTcttatttgagtggtggtgctGCCTCACAAAGTCCGCGCGAGGAACTCCCTGGTGGGTCATGGCAATACA ATCCAATATCTTCGTTTCAAAATAATGCAAGGGGATCAAGCTCTTCTTCGACTGTATACTCATCAGATAAAAATACATCTGAAAGTGGCAAAAATAGCAACAGCAGGAGCAGACAGAAAACTTATGGTTTTGGGGCCAACATTCACACTTTGAAACGTGATGAAGACGATGACAATGACAAAAACATATATTGGAATGGAAATTCTACACAATTTGGAGGCTCTGATGATGATGGAAGGTAA
- the LOC140970934 gene encoding plant UBX domain-containing protein 11 isoform X2, with translation MHDHSFPMEQFLSSLAFKGTIAEAITEAKLQKKLFVIYIAGDKPESKLLETSTWSNPTVSETLTKYCIFLHISEGSSEASYFSAIYPQNNTPCITVIGYNGIRLWQKGFVSADVLSTSLEKAWLSLHLQETTAAFLTATLASRISGSRSSEQQTTGASSEQQTTGAYGSFPPTNDLSLPLDAELPKNSEARAKRNSRDDVCEEPDSKMDGETIQASHGNISTNHQTDEPKPTIETENVYLNPEGIGQGEPEVVCPVPEKNLDFGGLCSGSGNEISQDISNETIDVPQVKRPETAEVEKVDNFDYPAIKSNNVFFNIRLSDGSLQANFCVMDTLRVVHQYINDNQTSKLGSFDLAIPYPRHVFSDQDLDCTLSALGLFNRQTLIVVPRNQTNTNYRERSSLHSSTNLSSSSESNEGYWASVKRILSYVNPFSYLSGGAASQSPREELPGGSWQYNPISSFQNNARGSSSSSTVYSSDKNTSESGKNSNSRSRQKTYGFGANIHTLKRDEDDDNDKNIYWNGNSTQFGGSDDDGR, from the exons ATGCACGATCACAGCTTCCCT ATGGAGCAGTTTCTTTCTTCTCTTGCATTTAAAGGTACTATAGCAGAAGCAATCACCGAAGCGAAACTACAAAAGAAACTGTTTGTTATCTATATTGCCG GTGACAAACCCGAGTCAAAACTTTTAGAAACATCCACATGGAGCAATCCAACT GTTTCAGAGACTTTGACGAAGTACTGCATTTTCTTACATATCTCAGAGGGAAGCTCCGAAGCTTCGTACTTTTCAGCTATAT ACCCGCAGAATAATACACCCTGTATAACTGTCATTGGATACAATGGGATACGACTTTGGCAAAAAG GCTTTGTTTCTGCTGACGTTCTCTCCACCAGTCTTGAGAAGGCATGGTTAAGTCTTCATCTTCAG GAGACAACAGCAGCTTTTTTGACTGCCACTCTTGCTTCCAGGATTTCAGGAAGCCGTTCATCTGAACAACAGACTACGGGGGCATCATCTGAGCAACAGACTACAGGGGCCTATGGATCATTCCCACCAACAAATGATCTTAGTTTACCTCTGGATGCTGAACTGCCAAAAAATTCTGAGGCAAGAGCGAAAAGAAATAGCCGTGACGATGTGTGTGAG GAGCCAGATTCCAAAATGGATGGTGAGACCATTCAAGCATCTCATGGTAATATATCGACCAATCATCAAACCGATGAGCCTAAACCCACCATTGAAACCGAAAATGTTTATCTAAATCCTGAAGGGATCGGTCAAGGTGAACCTGAAGTTGTATGCCCTGTCCCAgaaaaaaatttagactttGGTGGCCTTTGTTCTGGTAGTGGAAATGAAATCTCTCAAGATATTTCCAATGAAACAATTGATGTGCCACAGGTGAAAAGACCAGAAACTGCAGAGGTGGAGAAAGTTGATAATTTTGATTACCCTgccataaaatcaaataatgtttttttcaATATCAGACTGTCAGATGGTAGCTTGCAAGCCAACTTCTGTGTGATGGACACGTTAAGAGTTGTCCATCAGTATATAAATGACAATCAAACAAGCAAATTAGGCTCTTTCGATTTAGCAATTCCGTACCCTCGCCATGTTTTCAGCGACCAAG ATTTGGACTGCACATTATCAGCATTGGGACTCTTCAACAGACAAACATTGATAGTGGTTCCACGTAACCAAACTAATACGAATTACCGAGAAAGATCATCTCTGCATTCTTCTACAAATCTCAGTTCTTCAAGCGAAAGTAATGAAGGGTACTGGGCATCTGTGAAAAGAATTTTATCTTATGTGAATCCTTTTTcttatttgagtggtggtgctGCCTCACAAAGTCCGCGCGAGGAACTCCCTGGTGGGTCATGGCAATACA ATCCAATATCTTCGTTTCAAAATAATGCAAGGGGATCAAGCTCTTCTTCGACTGTATACTCATCAGATAAAAATACATCTGAAAGTGGCAAAAATAGCAACAGCAGGAGCAGACAGAAAACTTATGGTTTTGGGGCCAACATTCACACTTTGAAACGTGATGAAGACGATGACAATGACAAAAACATATATTGGAATGGAAATTCTACACAATTTGGAGGCTCTGATGATGATGGAAGGTAA
- the LOC140970934 gene encoding plant UBX domain-containing protein 11 isoform X4 gives MKMEQFLSSLAFKGTIAEAITEAKLQKKLFVIYIAGDKPESKLLETSTWSNPTVSETLTKYCIFLHISEGSSEASYFSAIYPQNNTPCITVIGYNGIRLWQKEGFVSADVLSTSLEKAWLSLHLQETTAAFLTATLASRISGSRSSEQQTTGASSEQQTTGAYGSFPPTNDLSLPLDAELPKNSEARAKRNSRDDVCEEPDSKMDGETIQASHGNISTNHQTDEPKPTIETENVYLNPEGIGQGEPEVVCPVPEKNLDFGGLCSGSGNEISQDISNETIDVPQVKRPETAEVEKVDNFDYPAIKSNNVFFNIRLSDGSLQANFCVMDTLRVVHQYINDNQTSKLGSFDLAIPYPRHVFSDQDLDCTLSALGLFNRQTLIVVPRNQTNTNYRERSSLHSSTNLSSSSESNEGYWASVKRILSYVNPFSYLSGGAASQSPREELPGGSWQYNPISSFQNNARGSSSSSTVYSSDKNTSESGKNSNSRSRQKTYGFGANIHTLKRDEDDDNDKNIYWNGNSTQFGGSDDDGR, from the exons ATGAAG ATGGAGCAGTTTCTTTCTTCTCTTGCATTTAAAGGTACTATAGCAGAAGCAATCACCGAAGCGAAACTACAAAAGAAACTGTTTGTTATCTATATTGCCG GTGACAAACCCGAGTCAAAACTTTTAGAAACATCCACATGGAGCAATCCAACT GTTTCAGAGACTTTGACGAAGTACTGCATTTTCTTACATATCTCAGAGGGAAGCTCCGAAGCTTCGTACTTTTCAGCTATAT ACCCGCAGAATAATACACCCTGTATAACTGTCATTGGATACAATGGGATACGACTTTGGCAAAAAG aaGGCTTTGTTTCTGCTGACGTTCTCTCCACCAGTCTTGAGAAGGCATGGTTAAGTCTTCATCTTCAG GAGACAACAGCAGCTTTTTTGACTGCCACTCTTGCTTCCAGGATTTCAGGAAGCCGTTCATCTGAACAACAGACTACGGGGGCATCATCTGAGCAACAGACTACAGGGGCCTATGGATCATTCCCACCAACAAATGATCTTAGTTTACCTCTGGATGCTGAACTGCCAAAAAATTCTGAGGCAAGAGCGAAAAGAAATAGCCGTGACGATGTGTGTGAG GAGCCAGATTCCAAAATGGATGGTGAGACCATTCAAGCATCTCATGGTAATATATCGACCAATCATCAAACCGATGAGCCTAAACCCACCATTGAAACCGAAAATGTTTATCTAAATCCTGAAGGGATCGGTCAAGGTGAACCTGAAGTTGTATGCCCTGTCCCAgaaaaaaatttagactttGGTGGCCTTTGTTCTGGTAGTGGAAATGAAATCTCTCAAGATATTTCCAATGAAACAATTGATGTGCCACAGGTGAAAAGACCAGAAACTGCAGAGGTGGAGAAAGTTGATAATTTTGATTACCCTgccataaaatcaaataatgtttttttcaATATCAGACTGTCAGATGGTAGCTTGCAAGCCAACTTCTGTGTGATGGACACGTTAAGAGTTGTCCATCAGTATATAAATGACAATCAAACAAGCAAATTAGGCTCTTTCGATTTAGCAATTCCGTACCCTCGCCATGTTTTCAGCGACCAAG ATTTGGACTGCACATTATCAGCATTGGGACTCTTCAACAGACAAACATTGATAGTGGTTCCACGTAACCAAACTAATACGAATTACCGAGAAAGATCATCTCTGCATTCTTCTACAAATCTCAGTTCTTCAAGCGAAAGTAATGAAGGGTACTGGGCATCTGTGAAAAGAATTTTATCTTATGTGAATCCTTTTTcttatttgagtggtggtgctGCCTCACAAAGTCCGCGCGAGGAACTCCCTGGTGGGTCATGGCAATACA ATCCAATATCTTCGTTTCAAAATAATGCAAGGGGATCAAGCTCTTCTTCGACTGTATACTCATCAGATAAAAATACATCTGAAAGTGGCAAAAATAGCAACAGCAGGAGCAGACAGAAAACTTATGGTTTTGGGGCCAACATTCACACTTTGAAACGTGATGAAGACGATGACAATGACAAAAACATATATTGGAATGGAAATTCTACACAATTTGGAGGCTCTGATGATGATGGAAGGTAA
- the LOC140970934 gene encoding plant UBX domain-containing protein 11 isoform X5, translated as MEQFLSSLAFKGTIAEAITEAKLQKKLFVIYIAGDKPESKLLETSTWSNPTVSETLTKYCIFLHISEGSSEASYFSAIYPQNNTPCITVIGYNGIRLWQKEGFVSADVLSTSLEKAWLSLHLQETTAAFLTATLASRISGSRSSEQQTTGASSEQQTTGAYGSFPPTNDLSLPLDAELPKNSEARAKRNSRDDVCEEPDSKMDGETIQASHGNISTNHQTDEPKPTIETENVYLNPEGIGQGEPEVVCPVPEKNLDFGGLCSGSGNEISQDISNETIDVPQVKRPETAEVEKVDNFDYPAIKSNNVFFNIRLSDGSLQANFCVMDTLRVVHQYINDNQTSKLGSFDLAIPYPRHVFSDQDLDCTLSALGLFNRQTLIVVPRNQTNTNYRERSSLHSSTNLSSSSESNEGYWASVKRILSYVNPFSYLSGGAASQSPREELPGGSWQYNPISSFQNNARGSSSSSTVYSSDKNTSESGKNSNSRSRQKTYGFGANIHTLKRDEDDDNDKNIYWNGNSTQFGGSDDDGR; from the exons ATGGAGCAGTTTCTTTCTTCTCTTGCATTTAAAGGTACTATAGCAGAAGCAATCACCGAAGCGAAACTACAAAAGAAACTGTTTGTTATCTATATTGCCG GTGACAAACCCGAGTCAAAACTTTTAGAAACATCCACATGGAGCAATCCAACT GTTTCAGAGACTTTGACGAAGTACTGCATTTTCTTACATATCTCAGAGGGAAGCTCCGAAGCTTCGTACTTTTCAGCTATAT ACCCGCAGAATAATACACCCTGTATAACTGTCATTGGATACAATGGGATACGACTTTGGCAAAAAG aaGGCTTTGTTTCTGCTGACGTTCTCTCCACCAGTCTTGAGAAGGCATGGTTAAGTCTTCATCTTCAG GAGACAACAGCAGCTTTTTTGACTGCCACTCTTGCTTCCAGGATTTCAGGAAGCCGTTCATCTGAACAACAGACTACGGGGGCATCATCTGAGCAACAGACTACAGGGGCCTATGGATCATTCCCACCAACAAATGATCTTAGTTTACCTCTGGATGCTGAACTGCCAAAAAATTCTGAGGCAAGAGCGAAAAGAAATAGCCGTGACGATGTGTGTGAG GAGCCAGATTCCAAAATGGATGGTGAGACCATTCAAGCATCTCATGGTAATATATCGACCAATCATCAAACCGATGAGCCTAAACCCACCATTGAAACCGAAAATGTTTATCTAAATCCTGAAGGGATCGGTCAAGGTGAACCTGAAGTTGTATGCCCTGTCCCAgaaaaaaatttagactttGGTGGCCTTTGTTCTGGTAGTGGAAATGAAATCTCTCAAGATATTTCCAATGAAACAATTGATGTGCCACAGGTGAAAAGACCAGAAACTGCAGAGGTGGAGAAAGTTGATAATTTTGATTACCCTgccataaaatcaaataatgtttttttcaATATCAGACTGTCAGATGGTAGCTTGCAAGCCAACTTCTGTGTGATGGACACGTTAAGAGTTGTCCATCAGTATATAAATGACAATCAAACAAGCAAATTAGGCTCTTTCGATTTAGCAATTCCGTACCCTCGCCATGTTTTCAGCGACCAAG ATTTGGACTGCACATTATCAGCATTGGGACTCTTCAACAGACAAACATTGATAGTGGTTCCACGTAACCAAACTAATACGAATTACCGAGAAAGATCATCTCTGCATTCTTCTACAAATCTCAGTTCTTCAAGCGAAAGTAATGAAGGGTACTGGGCATCTGTGAAAAGAATTTTATCTTATGTGAATCCTTTTTcttatttgagtggtggtgctGCCTCACAAAGTCCGCGCGAGGAACTCCCTGGTGGGTCATGGCAATACA ATCCAATATCTTCGTTTCAAAATAATGCAAGGGGATCAAGCTCTTCTTCGACTGTATACTCATCAGATAAAAATACATCTGAAAGTGGCAAAAATAGCAACAGCAGGAGCAGACAGAAAACTTATGGTTTTGGGGCCAACATTCACACTTTGAAACGTGATGAAGACGATGACAATGACAAAAACATATATTGGAATGGAAATTCTACACAATTTGGAGGCTCTGATGATGATGGAAGGTAA
- the LOC140970934 gene encoding plant UBX domain-containing protein 11 isoform X3, translated as MFFFQMEQFLSSLAFKGTIAEAITEAKLQKKLFVIYIAGDKPESKLLETSTWSNPTVSETLTKYCIFLHISEGSSEASYFSAIYPQNNTPCITVIGYNGIRLWQKEGFVSADVLSTSLEKAWLSLHLQETTAAFLTATLASRISGSRSSEQQTTGASSEQQTTGAYGSFPPTNDLSLPLDAELPKNSEARAKRNSRDDVCEEPDSKMDGETIQASHGNISTNHQTDEPKPTIETENVYLNPEGIGQGEPEVVCPVPEKNLDFGGLCSGSGNEISQDISNETIDVPQVKRPETAEVEKVDNFDYPAIKSNNVFFNIRLSDGSLQANFCVMDTLRVVHQYINDNQTSKLGSFDLAIPYPRHVFSDQDLDCTLSALGLFNRQTLIVVPRNQTNTNYRERSSLHSSTNLSSSSESNEGYWASVKRILSYVNPFSYLSGGAASQSPREELPGGSWQYNPISSFQNNARGSSSSSTVYSSDKNTSESGKNSNSRSRQKTYGFGANIHTLKRDEDDDNDKNIYWNGNSTQFGGSDDDGR; from the exons atgtttttttttcagATGGAGCAGTTTCTTTCTTCTCTTGCATTTAAAGGTACTATAGCAGAAGCAATCACCGAAGCGAAACTACAAAAGAAACTGTTTGTTATCTATATTGCCG GTGACAAACCCGAGTCAAAACTTTTAGAAACATCCACATGGAGCAATCCAACT GTTTCAGAGACTTTGACGAAGTACTGCATTTTCTTACATATCTCAGAGGGAAGCTCCGAAGCTTCGTACTTTTCAGCTATAT ACCCGCAGAATAATACACCCTGTATAACTGTCATTGGATACAATGGGATACGACTTTGGCAAAAAG aaGGCTTTGTTTCTGCTGACGTTCTCTCCACCAGTCTTGAGAAGGCATGGTTAAGTCTTCATCTTCAG GAGACAACAGCAGCTTTTTTGACTGCCACTCTTGCTTCCAGGATTTCAGGAAGCCGTTCATCTGAACAACAGACTACGGGGGCATCATCTGAGCAACAGACTACAGGGGCCTATGGATCATTCCCACCAACAAATGATCTTAGTTTACCTCTGGATGCTGAACTGCCAAAAAATTCTGAGGCAAGAGCGAAAAGAAATAGCCGTGACGATGTGTGTGAG GAGCCAGATTCCAAAATGGATGGTGAGACCATTCAAGCATCTCATGGTAATATATCGACCAATCATCAAACCGATGAGCCTAAACCCACCATTGAAACCGAAAATGTTTATCTAAATCCTGAAGGGATCGGTCAAGGTGAACCTGAAGTTGTATGCCCTGTCCCAgaaaaaaatttagactttGGTGGCCTTTGTTCTGGTAGTGGAAATGAAATCTCTCAAGATATTTCCAATGAAACAATTGATGTGCCACAGGTGAAAAGACCAGAAACTGCAGAGGTGGAGAAAGTTGATAATTTTGATTACCCTgccataaaatcaaataatgtttttttcaATATCAGACTGTCAGATGGTAGCTTGCAAGCCAACTTCTGTGTGATGGACACGTTAAGAGTTGTCCATCAGTATATAAATGACAATCAAACAAGCAAATTAGGCTCTTTCGATTTAGCAATTCCGTACCCTCGCCATGTTTTCAGCGACCAAG ATTTGGACTGCACATTATCAGCATTGGGACTCTTCAACAGACAAACATTGATAGTGGTTCCACGTAACCAAACTAATACGAATTACCGAGAAAGATCATCTCTGCATTCTTCTACAAATCTCAGTTCTTCAAGCGAAAGTAATGAAGGGTACTGGGCATCTGTGAAAAGAATTTTATCTTATGTGAATCCTTTTTcttatttgagtggtggtgctGCCTCACAAAGTCCGCGCGAGGAACTCCCTGGTGGGTCATGGCAATACA ATCCAATATCTTCGTTTCAAAATAATGCAAGGGGATCAAGCTCTTCTTCGACTGTATACTCATCAGATAAAAATACATCTGAAAGTGGCAAAAATAGCAACAGCAGGAGCAGACAGAAAACTTATGGTTTTGGGGCCAACATTCACACTTTGAAACGTGATGAAGACGATGACAATGACAAAAACATATATTGGAATGGAAATTCTACACAATTTGGAGGCTCTGATGATGATGGAAGGTAA
- the LOC140970935 gene encoding HMG1/2-like protein — MKGGRSKTESKKADPKLSVKKGGAAAGKKPAAKKGKAVKDPNKPKRPASAFFVFMEDFRKQFKEKHPNNKSVAAVGKAGGDKWKSMSEAEKAPFVAKADKRKAEYEKTLQAYNKRLNEGPGAEEEESDKSRSEVNDENDEDGSDEEDEDDDDDDE, encoded by the exons ATGAAAGGAGGTAGATCGAAAACCGAGTCCAAAAAGGCTGATCCTAA GCTTTCGGTGAAGAAAGGAGGAGCGGCAGCTGGAAAGAAGCCAGCAGCGAAAAAGGGAAAGGCAGTCAAGGATCCAAACAAGCCTAAGAGGCCTGCCAGTGCTTTCTTCGTTTTCAT GGAGGACTTTAGAAAACAATTCAAAGAGAAGCATCCCAATAACAAATCTGTTGCAGCT GTCGGGAAGGCTGGTGGTGACAAGTGGAAATCGATGTCTGAGGCG GAGAAAGCTCCATTCGTTGCCAAGGCAGATAAACGGAAGGCTGAGTATGAGAAGACTCTCCAGGCTTACAACAAAAGACTG aATGAAGGACCTGGCGCTGAAGAAGAAGAGAGTGACAAATCTAGATCTGAAGTtaatgatgaaaatgatgaggaTGGAAGCGATGAG GAAGACGAagacgacgacgacgacgacgagTGA